The Mercurialis annua linkage group LG7, ddMerAnnu1.2, whole genome shotgun sequence genome includes the window TCTACTTTTTAGACTTGTTGTTCGTTATCATCTTAGTAATTAACATCTCATCTCTTACATATCTTGTTATGTCATgcttagggatggcaatgggaaAAATTCCCCGATTCCTATTGGGATCCGCCCCGAATGGGGCGGAAAATCCTCACCAATTGCCCCATGGATACGGGAATGGGGGGGGCGGGGGAGATTATTCCCCATCTACGGGGACGGGGAGGGGACGAGGAGTGTAGTCTCCACCCCATGGAGATCCCCAACCCCGTTCTCATGGAGATccgatttatttttatataatttgttataatttttaatatattgttcataatttttaataattttatttaattatcaggATATTGCGTAATGACTTTTGacgactttttttattttattttgattattttattttaatattaaaaattgttgaatatttcgatgattaattaatttttgggataatttagtttataattttttaaattattgatattaaatagttcatatttttttctcaaatgtttcatgagaataataaaaatattcaaatatttattttaaaattatacggGGATATATAGATTCCTATGAAGACGGAAAATCCATAGAGATGGAGATGGAGATGGATTAATTCCCATTaaataaatggaaaaaaatgAGAATCCCCCTATAGAAGCGGAGACGGGGATATAGCTTCCCCATCCCGCCCCGCCCCGCCACATTGCCACCCCAGGTCATGCtcataaataaatcaatatgAAAACCTTGGTCAATAAGGATTAACAGCTTGCACTTAACAGGTTGCTGACATTATGCTATTAAATGAAAGTTAAGGTTATCTAGCTAATAGTACTAACAATGTAGAAATTGGGCTTCGTCACAAAATAAATGCATATTGCAACATTTATTTTGTAAGATTGCTAAGTGCCTTAGCCTAATTAACTAAATATTGCATCATCTCCATTGCCTTTTAAAAGTGTTGAAAGGTTGATAGAGTTTTTCGTTTAGGCAAAGGAAACCTGTACTTTTTTCGTTTTTAATTACTTCCTTCTATTAATAATATTGTCGCTCTAAACTATTTcacatgaattaaaaaaaattaggattaatgttataaaaattcataaattttatacgttttttcatttcaattacgtcgtttaaaaatcatattttttatacacgaattaccaatttttctcaaattcatatcCGAACaaaaatccggtgaaaattgCTGTTGGCAACCGGATAGTGACATCTCAACAATTTTTGCCAGATTTTTAAACGGTgtatggatttgagaaaaaataatagttggtgtatgaaaatgacgatttttaaacagcataattttttgatgaataaaaagatataaaaagtcacaagaagtggcaaaaccaaaaattctaaactttcgcacaagaagtggcgCACTCAAAGTCGCGCACTCAAAGTCGCACACTAGAGGCTACGGAATTGAGTAATGacaaaaaacaatcaaaaatcCGAGTACAAAATAGATGCTGGATttctataaaaatacaaattagagTAACTGAAACTCCTATTACAGATGTTGTAGTGAAAAACTGTCTGAgtgaaacaattaaaaatgaTCGCCTCCTTGTTAAAAGTAGGCTGTGAAAAAATCCTCCCATTTCTGGTCTTCCATATTTCCCAAATTGCCAGAAACCATAGAATTTCACATAGCTTTCTGTATTGCCCTTATCAATTATGCTATGCCATTGTAtcataaaatcctcaaatttgcCCGGTAAAACCCAAACTAAGTTAAGTTTCTGAAGAATACCACACTAAATATTTCTAGCAAAATCACAGTGTATAATAATGTGATCTTGCGTTTCTACAACACCGCAGACAGATAAACAGCGTATAAATACGTATAAATCTTTTATGCAACTTCAAaccaataaaaaatatttataaatctgTGATGAAACTAATAGAAAATGAGAGTGAAAGTATTtaaaattgatctttatttttaaaatattattataaaatttatagaaaactcaatttaaaattgatttcaagTTTTCCTAAAtttgttaacttttttttaatcaaatatgTTTAATTCCCAAGGAATTTTTATGAAAGTCTTGTAAACCTcgtataaaattttcaaaaaacacaTGTAACAATTTTGTTTCATTAGGTATAAAATATAACcatttttcataattatttcataatattttcataagGTAAAAATATGtgggttaattatatttttataataattttatactaTTTGAATAATGGTGACATAACCATTTCTTCAAATAAATAATgtttatgttataaaaaaattatttactaaGGTTTTCATAATAGTTTCTTAAATATAATCTAAAACAAAATTTCTAATAATGTAGAAAAtgtgttttataaattttcataacctttgcataaattattttatgtaattcAGTTTCTTAGCAAAAGATATATTAATAACGGAAATGAGCATCTATggaatatttgaatatttttaacatataatatatatatatttttcataatattttcataattttttcataacggttttgttaaaaaaaacatGTATGATGACGTAAACATACATTTATAAGTATTGCATAATAGTTTcatcatataatttaaaataatttttatgatcCTTTATGATAtagctaaacatttataatagaAGATATTGTgaatgatttaataaattttaagctAAATCCATTTTGGGTTTCTAAAGTATACAATTTTAGATTATCAGgtctccaattttttttatttagcttTCTTAagttcttaaatttttattttttttagttcatACGCTAGataatctttaaattttgtaaaagtttaaggCCTCCAtgaattaaaaagtgaaaattttaaaaactgaaaaagtCACATAGAagatgaaaaattaataaactaaaattgtaTAATTTAGAGATCCTAGAATGAGTTtagtctaaattttaaaatgcaaTAAAAAAGGCCACTTATAGACAaagaaatattaataataaaaataacccTCTATGAAATTATATGAATGATgtcactatatatatatatatatatatatatatatatatatatatatatatatatatatatatatattgtaaaaGATccaacaaattataatttttttcataattttttcattaCATTTTTATAAACGGTTTATAACCTTTTCATAATTGAAATCTTGtacaatatattataaattataaaggaAAACTTAAGTATCAGTAATTTGTTCAGCCTAAATTATAAATGCAAATAATAAATAGCAAAATTTTATTCCAAAAGAGCATCTTTGTTTTATATCATCCGATCTCGCTTTTTATATGTAAATGTAACTAATGTATCTCCTTTATAAATGATTTTTCTGGTCcctgatttttatttaaattttaatccatGTGTTAATTTGTTATTGGTACATTTTGTTATGTAATCTATTTAAAACGACATgtcattatttaaattttaaaaataataatttttaattttaattaattataatttaatttttaagattttgtaaattttattactactaatattattgttaaattatttagtaatttgagtcatttttaaaatttatttctaaaatttaaagattGGGTTGAAACAATTTAGAGTTCGAgggtgtaaatatttttataaaaacattcaAGAGGTTATTTGCACTTTTTATCCAATTTTTTGTCATGATGGCAAATAGGTGGTACGTCACGTCATCTCCATGTCAACTCAGACGTGTGCCTTTTAGTAGATTgatatttctaaaataaaaacttgAGTTTCTGGTCTATATAGACACTTTTGAAAGGTTTAAAAATAAGTGAAAATTTTGGTAAAcgtttttccctttttaatcatttggctaaATAAAAACTCacaaacaacaataaaaatccaccaacaaatataaaatttaatatagaaCAAACGAGAGcaattaaataatacaaaataaaaataaaaataaatacataaagagatgataaataaaaaagaaaaaagaaaataattaaatacaaaataatatattgaaCAAACTATACAGTCAAACAAATTTTTAGATATTACagaaattttaaattgtaattttgcttttaaaaaaattatttacatataaatttatcaacttttagacaaaaataaataaaattgactgTTACGCTGTAAAAAAAACAGATTGCCAAGTTTATAGTTTTGGCCAAGaaatcttattaaaataaaaatagaatttaataataaaaataatatataatctaaatttggtcatcaaattaaaataagataataGTTTGGGTACTTGGAAATCAATTGTCCTGATAAAAGTATGGACTAACTACTTATTGTTTGACAAATTGACACTAACTGAAATTTGATGATATAAAAACCTGGAATTGGCTACTTTATTCACACATCAAAATGCACGATTTTAAAATTCCGGCTTTCTAAAACATAATTTGCTTTCAAAAATAACTGTACGGTTTTTTAAGTCAGCATTTATCAGTTGTGAAACCAAAAATTCTAATCCATTACCTCaggaaataaaatccaaatcgACCCTTATTCTTGGAACTCGAATTTGCATCAATTATGACGGCACCGCTCGGCCATTGTACTCCTACTATATATACATATGCCCGCAAAGCAAGCCACTATGCACATTTCTACAAACATTGCAATACTAATAGTTTCTAATTTCTCAAGATTTTAGCTGTTTTTTTATAGCAATTATGGTGGAAATTCATGAAGTGGAGTCATCAATGGcatttggagaagaagaagttgATGATTTAGATGAGGAGATAAGCTATGACGATCTCAAGAAGCGCATGTGGAAAGACCGCATGCGCATGCAAAAGTTTAAAGAGAAGCGCGgcgaggaagaagaagaagcagaagcagCAAAGCAAGAGGCGTCTCGTCGAAAAAAGATGTCGAGAGCTCATGATTCGATTCTTAAGTACATGGTGAAAATAATGGAAGTTTGCAAAGGTCAAGGGTTTGTTTACGGGATTGTTCCGGAGAAAGGTAAGCCTGTTACGGGATCATCAAACAGTCTACGTAAATGGTGGAAAGATAAAGTTCGGTTCGATTTAAACGCGCCATTAGCCGTCGAAGAAGCCCTGCCCGTAGTTTTAGCTCAAGCTGAATTACTAGACCCGGCTTCTTGCATGAATTTGCTGCATGATTTGCAAGATTCGACTTTAGGGTCTCTTCTTTCTGCCCTAATGCAACGTTGTGTGCCTCCACAAAGGCGGTTTCCACTAGAACGAGGATTAGCTCCTCCATGGTGGCCAACGGGGAACGAGAATTGGTGGGGCGAACAAGGATCATCGCAAAAACACGGTGCTCCTCCGTACAAGAAACCTCATGATCTTAAAAAAGCTTGGAAAGTTAGCGTTTTGGCCGCGGTCATCAAGCATATGTCGCCTAATTTTGATCGAATGAGACGCCTTGTGATGCAATCAAAGTGTTTGCAAGAGAAGATGACGGCTAAAGAAAGCGCTACATGGTCCAAAGTTGTCAATCAAGAAGAAGTTCTTTCGAATCTCACGAAAAAATGTCTCCGAATCAACGACAGTCCCGACGACACCCATCAAGAATCAACGGATAGTAACGAAAGTGACAAAAGGAAGTGTGTTTTCGGTCAGGCTTCGTCCGATAGAACATATTCATGCCAAAATTTGCAGTGTCCGCAGAGTCGAGAAGATTCAAGATTCGGAGACAAGAACGCGAGGTCTGATCATGAACTCATATGTGCTTATCGGGTCGAAAAAATCGCTAATTCGTCGGCAGACAGTCTTCCCTGGTACGATGAAAACCTGATGAGTACTGATCAGATGTTTGATAATGAAGTGGATATGTTGAGCGTAACGGATTGGGCTAATACAGTGCTTGAAAATGCTAATTTCAGCTGCAAACAAAGTACTGCGATGGAAATTGGAGTGCAGGATAATCCAAGTGACTGGGGAAGTGGTATGGAAGATTTGGCAGTGGATGGTGCATTTGGGTATAACAGAGACAATTTGGACTTGAGTCAAAATTTAATACAAGAGGATTTAATTGATCATGTAACACCAACTTCAATATGGGATTTGGGATATGGGTGGACCGGATTTGGCCAACCAGAAACAAATTAATTGTTCTACTATTACTATCATCACAtataataatatctttattattaatttcatatataataaaaaatattttttataattaaaaagaaaaaggtgCAAATATGTCCCCATTGTTTAGGCTGGGGAACAAATTTACCCttgataacttttttttatctaaaaaacaGAGTATGTTTTCAAAAAGGTTCATAAAcaactgattttttttccaGAAGTCATATTAACAAGCATCAAACAACAATGCATAAATCCAAATAAAGCCTCGAGGAGTCTTTCCAAAATTTCTTGAAACATCAGCGCGAAAATCAAttgattcggacgagaaacagcGAAACGACGGCGAATCGAACGTTTTCTTTCTCTCGCCCTCACCCTCTCTGGATCCTTCTGATCATCCCCTTTTcttattcttaaggaaatttatatatatagctTGGTAAATTTGCCACTTTAATCCTACGTTtcattaacttaaaccatttt containing:
- the LOC126656736 gene encoding putative ETHYLENE INSENSITIVE 3-like 4 protein, whose translation is MVEIHEVESSMAFGEEEVDDLDEEISYDDLKKRMWKDRMRMQKFKEKRGEEEEEAEAAKQEASRRKKMSRAHDSILKYMVKIMEVCKGQGFVYGIVPEKGKPVTGSSNSLRKWWKDKVRFDLNAPLAVEEALPVVLAQAELLDPASCMNLLHDLQDSTLGSLLSALMQRCVPPQRRFPLERGLAPPWWPTGNENWWGEQGSSQKHGAPPYKKPHDLKKAWKVSVLAAVIKHMSPNFDRMRRLVMQSKCLQEKMTAKESATWSKVVNQEEVLSNLTKKCLRINDSPDDTHQESTDSNESDKRKCVFGQASSDRTYSCQNLQCPQSREDSRFGDKNARSDHELICAYRVEKIANSSADSLPWYDENLMSTDQMFDNEVDMLSVTDWANTVLENANFSCKQSTAMEIGVQDNPSDWGSGMEDLAVDGAFGYNRDNLDLSQNLIQEDLIDHVTPTSIWDLGYGWTGFGQPETN